Below is a window of Drosophila nasuta strain 15112-1781.00 chromosome X, ASM2355853v1, whole genome shotgun sequence DNA.
TTATAATGGAGTAGTTGGGCTGCATTATCTACATAGATGGATATCACACGCTTTcgcagtgttgttgttgttgttgttgaacaCATCTTGTTTTATGACCCTGAAGCAGTCACAGTAAATGCATTAGTTTGGTTTTGGCCAACGGTTAATGGTATCTATGGCTTTAGTCGTGCATCACATGAATGCAGCACAGATTGATGACAACACAAGGTGGATGAGGAGGGGGAGAGGGGGGACGGGAAGGTGAGGTAAGAACACATGCTCGTAACAAGTGCAGCAAGTCGAGTAACTATGTCGCTTCGCAGTGTCGCATAACAAATCTTTATAGATGTGAGCGAAGTATTACCTGTCGTCATCTTCGTTGCTACCAAGCTGTGCATCTGTATCTACAGCTATCTGTAAATGAAGCTGatgctgtatctgtatctgtatctctagATGTATCTATATCTCTTCTCGCGTATCTCACAAGTGCTTAACGCATGTTTTATGCTTGTTTACTTTACTGTCATTGTCTTGGCTTCATTCtttcgctgctgcttctgctgatGTTCTCGTCTCTGTTTCgttttattgatattgtatAATCCGCTCTTATCTAGGTCATTGTTTGACTGCCCACTCAACGTATCCgtatctctctcgctcgtaTCTTCACACTTCACACaatctgtatttattttgtctaACTTCAGGCTGGTATTTAAATTGGGGGGTGCTTAAAAGATTTCACCTGCAATCTGCGTTCCCAGTCCGAAAGATTGTTTTAAAACGGAAACAAGTTCAAGCAAAAATTCCCAAAAATAAAGTTCACTTTATGCAATTGCAAAGTTATCACTATGGTTTTTTATTCCAATTCGCAGTCTTCGATTTACACAGAAGCCGCCATCAAACGCACTCGACTTAAGAACTTATTCAGAAAACGCAAGTTTATTCCCACCTTTCGGCTGGGCACAATCAAAGAGCATTCCAAAGAAgtatacataacatatttatttgcctatatacatatttactaaatttgtttgtctttaCTTCAAAGTCCATCGTCTGTCTGCTCTTTCATTGATAAATTAGCAAAGTTTTTGTTCTTACATTTTTACTTGACTTTCAAATTTTAAGGCTTTAGTTGACAGTGCtccatattttgtatatttagcttgcaaattgaatgaaataattatacaattttgaaaGTCAAAAACTGTTACACGATCTAATAAATAGTTACAGAAACTATGCTGATAGTATAGATCAAATGCATTAAcgttttaatttcaattctttaCATGTAAATAATATGACAAATAAAGTTGTTTTACTTCAAAGCCATCTGTCTAATCTTAATTGATAAATCAGTAAAAGTTTTCTGTGACATTTGTACAAAATAGATTTCAAAAAGTCAAAGAATTTAGTTGCCTAAAAATGTGAATCACaccaaataatttataaagaatacatacatttaaaaaaaaaaaacgaaattatgtatacaaattattatctGCTAGAATTGACttcattgaaattaaaattgaaagcaaGAATTCgataagtattttattaaattacatttatgttTACCTCTATCAAGTAAAGTGTTTAAAACtccaaattacattttaatttaaatacttttatgtgGGTTTAGTTGAAAGCCCTCAGCTTACTTTATAAATCAGTAAAGTGTTCCTATAACATTTTACTTACTTGAGTTTAAAGAAGTTCGACAATAACAAATCAAACTGAAGAAGAACTTggttgtatatatgtaaatataaataatatatttatcttaataattaaatataaataagctgaaaaacttcaaaaattactttaaattcaaaaatagtattctaacatttatttatgttaatttagtTAGTAAATTCATTCGCTCTTTGCATTGTATTtcacagtatatatataattttagtgaacctgatttattttttgtttactttaaagTCACTTGTCTACGCTCATTAAGAGATTAGTAAAGTTTCTTACTGAAATTTGAActtgaaaacatatttaaaagtgtataaaaatTAGACacataaatgaataatttgcATAAGTTTCGAAAGTGGGTTTTCTTTGGAATTTGTGAGTCGAGTCAAcccaaatttaattgcaactcTTTACGGCATTAGCCAGGTCAACATTAGCTCGCAAGCTGTCAAGATTTGGCTTAGGAAGTTTGACCCATGCGTAGGGCTTCCATTGAGTGAAACCAAAGCTCGTCCACTGCGGTTTAATGTCGCTACTTCCCCCAGCCCGCCCTTCCTTCGCTTGTGTCCCGCTTGTGGGGTTTCCACAGAGCCTAAAGCGGTGAAACATGAATTGAGGGAGGGACGCTAATTGGCGCCACAGCGAGATGATGGCCACAATATTGAAAGCATTTTGCGTTTTTACCTCCGTGTCTGAATCATaatcatttatataaataatcataaaaattaaacaaaagctGCTAGGGGTTAAAGGAGGGGAGGTGAAGTGGGAATTAtgaaaattgagaaaatgtaaaaaatgcTGTAGGAAAAATTGTAGCATTCGATGTTGAAAATGTCGCCGCGTTTGGTTATTAATAATACGCCGTGTTGTCCAAGTTGAGTCCGGCATTTGCCCACCTCTTGCcatctctttccctctctgtCGCACACTCTGACGTCTCACTTTCTCTCGTACACGTTGTCTgctgcatttcaatttggctTGAGAAATTGGAGACTCGCCGTCGAGGTAAACGCGAAAAATTTAATATCCGTTACATGTGGCAACAACGCTCGActtgactcgactcgactcgactcggtGGCAAGAGGGAATAGctggctgcctgcctgccccGCCTCCTCGTGTCTCCCACAGCCACCCaagcaaaattgttttcacaACAAATGAGGCcgaaaaatgttattaaaaagtttttcctGTATTTATTTGCCTGTGTTATgttcgcattgttgttgctcctctttctctctctttctttttgttgctcttccttgttgttggcgttgttaTTTTCATCTTCTTTGGCGTTTcttaagtgtatgtgtgtgtgtgtgtgtgttgcagtATTATCTGGTTGCTTGTCTCttacatttcatatttatttaatttttcgcGTACTTTCTACTTTGTCTctcttctcgttgttgttgttgttgtttttcttcctttttgaATAACTTATAAGCAAGTACACGGCATCTCGGCATCGACATCAACATCGCTCTTGACCAGCCGCTGCCACAGAGTGGTTGCTGGCAGCTACTCGCCGACAGATGTCGCTACTAGTTTGGCACACAATATCAAATGGACAAAGTTCTGCTTATTACAATGAACTCagcgctctttctctctctctctctctctctctctctctctaaacTTAACTTGAACACAagtacttatttattttgttgatattcCACATCCTGTTGTCGAAGCAAGTGCCAAGCAAATTGTACTTCGATTGGAATTATTATGAGATCCGCTTGCCAGAGAACTTACTTTATCTGAGaagaaattcaattgttaATAGACTGCTGAGCAGAGTGAAGTTAAAAGATGTTTAGACGAATAAGTATAGATGGGTGGATGGAAAGTTGAACAGAAAATTTATAGAAGTATCTGTAGACATGGAtagacaaataaatatgtagataaattgaaaattgattggTTATATAGCTAGAGAGTTAATGCATATATATgatattatacataaataaagttGATTATATGTATGGATAGATACATATAAAGATAGATAGATGTTTTCATTGCTAAAAGTGGATAGCAAGACAAATAAATAGCTTTCGACATAACATCGATATTTTAAGAAGTTTATAGATAAATAATTTGGTGATTAAGtgcacacatatatacatatatgtttatatgtaGCTTTGTATAGCTATATCGAACATTATATACatgcaaacatttgaaattcttGTGGAGAAGTtagatatataaataagtaaatagatttttatggGATATTGGATAGATAATTgacaaattttttgtttgatataCATTGAATTAGATTACAGATAAAAAGAGATATAGATAGCAAGATTTAAGGTTAGAtggtaaaaaatatatatacgaaTAATTATGCGTAAATAGCTAAATAGTTTAAGGATTATACATGTGTACATAGGTTTAGTAAGatatttaagtataaataCGTATAAATTTATAACTATTAATTAATAGATAAACAAACAAGGAAACAAAgtattaaatgcaaaagaaaattaataaaattttatgcaGTGAATCAAAAGCTTATGAAGCTAAATTAATACATTGtgaagtaaattaatttgaattaaatgaaagaaaactAACTCTTTTCATTAGCTATACTCATGTCTCAACATAAACCTATTCCAATGCCTttatagtaatatattttcGCTCTATCTAAACGCgtgttattttattatgacAGCTAAGATCATATTAATCAAATCTTAACTACCATATATTCAGTCATACATATCTCTATATAAACTTTACTCTTTACTTCAAGCAATCCCCATAGTTCATATCTCATTTCGTAAATGATAATTCCGGTTAGGAGCTAAGCTTAATATGAAGGACACACTTTCGAGGAGGTGTTaagtaaattacaaaatgcGCAATTGCTCAATCACTTGACACTAAGACACTCATTCGCTTCGTCTGTCAGTCTAGCATATTCATGCGGTCATTCAAACTGATTCACTGCACTCACTCAGCAGAGCAAAGCACACTTTAaggacaacaaaataaaatacgaaaagcGCAAACTTTGAAGATTGTCTCGGAGAGAGTCACCTTCAAATGGCGGGTCGCATAATAGAATGGACTctcaactcgactcaactcgactcgaaaCTGAAAGTGAAACTTAAACCCaccagaagaagaagaagaagaagaaaaatgtaaagaagCTCAGGCCAAAAtccaaaggcaaaggcaaaggcaacgaTTTACATTTACGCCGGGGCAATTGTCTTACGAAGTGGCAACATTGGCCTCCGCGTATTTTTGGGAGTCGACACCGTCTGCGGCTTATGGCCACCCtaatttgcacattttaaaCGGTCGAATAAGTGGAGGAGGGATGTTGGGGGCAACTGCTTGAATAGGCGGCGGGATTAGCACGCCGAAAAGATTTACGCGTCGTCGCCCTTTTTTATGGTTGCGActcaaattgaaaagtttcgCCAACCTTTTTTGCCGCAGCCCTTCGCTaacttctctctctttctctctccctctctttctcagCCTGGAGAAGGCGCCACTGGccctgtggcagcaacagcgcagAGCTGCATTAGCCAAAGCTTTGGCCAGACCAAGAACTATGGCACATTGAGCAGCAGCGGAGAATTGCCCGAGACTCTCACCTACGCCTGGCACAACGTCGACATCTTTGGCGCCGTCCATCAGCCGGGCTCCAATTGGCGCCAGCTCGTCAATCGCACACGCGGTCTCTTCTGCAACGAGCGCCACATTCCGGCTCCGCGCAAGCATCTGCTCAAGAATGGTAAGAGTACACTGAAAGAAACAAACGTGCTataatcaagaataaaatctagAATCAAGATTGTTTGATGTGAAAACTGAGCAaagaaggtttattcttaaatcaagatggcaaaaaaataatagatttGTGATATTAActacaattaaaatactttaatgggaaataaaattaaaaaagaagtacatgaatgaagaaaaaataaataaaaatatataaaagtacaAAATTAGGGAGAAGAATGTAGAGAAATaaacacagaaagaaaaaaatgctaagaataaaatttagaaTCAAGATTGTTTGATGTGATAACTAAACAAAGAAGTTTtgttcttaaatcaagatcacAATTGCACAACAAAGATTCAAGATGATTCATGCAACgagaaatatcaaaattaaaccgaacaatattaaatttagattgtttgaaataaaacaaaaacaatacatttttaataatagttgCAATTAAAACACTTAAATAGGAAAtgctgtaaaaaaaaaagaattaaagcaatgaagaaaaaggaaataagaaattataaaagtataaaattaagaagaaaaaagtAGAGAAATAAATTCTGAAAGAAACAAAcgtgctaaaatcaagaataaaatctagAATCAAGATTGTGTGGtgtcaaaattgaaccaagaatTTGTTCACTTCTCAAGATTGAAATTGTACAAAAGAGTTTCAGGattataatattgtttaaagAATGGgaaaaaaagtcaaaatctcaaaatattattttaaattattaaaaataaaacaaaaataaattagattgCGTTTTTGTTGCATTGCAAAATCTCAAATCAAGATCAAACGTTCTTGATTAATTATAGATTTAATATACTTGATTTAAGATTAATTATGAGTTAAATGAGAAGATGAAGCAATCTCAACTCAAAACctgctaaaatcaaaaataaaatcttaaatcaagatcgaaATGACGCCAAAAAGATTCACGACATTCTCATTTTAAGAATAGATAAATCTCATAATTTGAACCAAGAAGTCATAATCTTAAATTTggattgtttaaaataataataataatacaaattaaattgcgggtaatttttatatacaacaCCAGAAATTAGgttctaattttaaaagaagggaattttaagaaacaagagaaaaaagattaaagattgaaaagttcttaaatcaacttaaaaatcttatttcaagatggatttgtttttgtaatatcgaaaaaattataaatcaagTCTTGGAATCAAGAATAAAACATACTTGGGGtaagattttaatcttaaaataagatgtttttaatttaaataccattttttaagattaaaaaatacttaaaacaaGATTTGTAATCTACATTTCAAtctaacatacatatttatacccgctacccataccccatcagcgtcaacagccgagacgatatagccacgtccgtctgtctgtctgtccgtctgtccgtatgaacacctagatcccagagactataagagatagagcaataattttttttcgacagcatttgttatgtttacacgcaaatcaagtttgtttcaaatttttgccacgcctccttccgcccccgcaaatcaaaaaaatcgaataacaagcgtaattttaaagctaacaACTATAGcagttatgattcctgatcATAAAAatcgatcagataaaaattgtcgaagttattaaagaaatacttttgtatggacaaaagcgcctacttactaggggtcttagttactttggctgacaatctggtatattgtgccgtctatggtatattttgaatatcgatgtaccacatataccatttagtatattttttagtatttatgtagtatatttggtatattttgagaataatactgcaaaatatattgcttttattcaaaatgggtagcgggtacctcacagtcgagtacactcgactgtagctttcttacttgttctctTTGTGTATCCCATCCCATTTTCGATCTCTCTCtaatatctctatctctctctctccctctctttctctctcttttgcagTTTGTGGCGTTGCCTATCCGGGTGAGTTGCTCGCTGTCATGGGCAGCTCTGGAGCAGGCAAGACAACGCTCCTCAATGCGCTCGCCTTTCGCTCGCCGCAAGGAGTTCAAGTCTCTCCCTCAAGTGTGCGTCTGCTCAACGGTCAGCCGGTGGATGCCAAGGAGATGCAGGCACGTTGCGCCTATGTGCAGCAGGATGATCTGTTCATTGGCTCGCTCACGGCACGGGAGCATCTCATCTTTCAGGCCATGGTCCGAATGCCACGTCAGCTGAGCTATCGCCAGCGTGTGGCTCGAGTGGATCAGGTTATCCAGGAGCTGTCGCTCAGCAAATGCCAGCACACGATCATCGGTGTGCCAGGTCGAGTGAAGGGTTTATCTGGTGGCGAGAGGAAGCGACTTGCCTTTGCCTCGGAGGCACTCACCGATCCTCCGCTGCTCATTTGCGATGAGCCCACCTCGGGATTGGATTCGTTCACTGCTCACAGTGTTGTGCAGGTGCTGAAGAAGCTGTCGCAGAAGGGCAAGACCGTCATCCTGACCATCCATCAGCCGTCGTCGGAGTTGTTCGAGCTCTTCGACAAGATCCTCCTCATCGCCGAGGGGCGTGTCGCCTTCCTTGGCACGCCCAGCGAGGCCGTCGACTTCTTTTCATAGTAAGTAAATAGTCTCGACTATAAATTGCTTTCAATCATTGTTATTTACTATTacataagtaaatatatttatgtaaatataaatttagtatatcctgacttaacatttttttttcaaactaAAAGCCTTTAATCTTATGTTATGTAAATATCATTTATTAAGAGTCCACAATGCGATaaacttaaaattataaattaccAACCATATTGAAGGGtgatacatatttaaatataaatcagtttaatatttaaaaaatatgatttcTAAACGTCACACAATAATTGAGCAAGAAACCTAAGTTAGTcagttatttattaaagtctcaagtattttatttttactattaaCAGTCAACAGAAAACggaaatttaaaagttaatttgaagctaacaattcaattgattacttctaaactttaaaatactcagttttcataatttgtgTATGTTTAAATTCGTACTTTTGCAAAAGGAAgtttacaaaataaactatattatatattaacaaagagataataatataaatttcaaaacttCCATTCCAATTAATTGATCcttcaaatgaaatatgtttaagtttaatataaaatttgaaaattaatataaaatcaatatacaatttataaccCACATAtgcaatataatataaaatattataatgagttaaatttaaaatttgaaacaaaatataatatttccttttttacgtcttaaaaagaattaaaatacatCAATTTGAATGTCACATTTTAAAACCTATATATCAtattaacacaaaaatattatttcatgaAATGATCATCTATATTCGACAAaggaaacaaatttaaaaccgaattaaattaaaaaaaaaaaaagattttataaaaaatatataataaataaaattaatatactagctataaaagaaatgaaaaataatgaaattcaacTAAATGATCAGGGATAATCTCAATATTTGATTGCAAATATTACctaaattcataaaattcttatatattatatatgtatgtatgtatatgtctTATATCTATTCTTGATCTCTCGTTTAGCGTGGGCGCCCAGTGTCCGACCAACTACAATCCGGCGGATTTCTATGTGCAGGTGCTGGCGATAGTTCCAGGACGTGAGGTGGAGTCGAGGGAGCGGATTGGAAAGATCTGCGATAACTTTGCCATCAGCAAAGTAGCTCGGGATATGGAACAGCTGTTGGCAGCAAAGACGCAGACGCAGCCGCTGGAGCAGCCGGAGAATGGTTACACCTACAAGGCCACCTGGTTCATGCAGTTCCGAGCTGTCCTCTGGAGATCCTGGTTGTCGGTGCTCAAGGAGCCGCTGCTGGTCAAAGTGCGACTCATTCAGACCACGGTGAGTAGCTGAGATTAgcttaattttcaatattattactGTATTCACTTAGATATAAtgcgaaatataaattagattattaactttgatataatataaaatcCAACAAGATTTTATAGATATTTAggaattattttttaactcATTTTATGTATAATTGATAAGTATtatcattaattttttatacttgtttttatattttattttacacttACTTATATATtcgtaattattttattgttattattcatttcatgttttatttatttgtataatcattttttttttaaatttttttatattttatacacttttTACTTCGTAGCTTCCTTTTTACgaattaattgatttaattatacaACAGCTACAtcaaattctaaattaaattgaaaacaaaaaaatcgaattgcgttacttaaacaaatttaaacaaattcaaaacttGCTCAGAATAACTACGAGCCTTTCATTTACTTCTTTCTTAAAAatctaattattttattacttgcttgtttttttaatgattattttcGTCATTTTCTTTAGTTgccaatttaattgttttattcatttatttaacttttgatCTAGTTTcatatttacttaattatcTACTCGCATTTAAGGTCAAGTCAAAAAATGggattttaaaacaaaatttgaaactaaagtatacataaaaataaaaaaaatatgtaactaacaaattaaaatacttactccttcttgtttcttttttctattttttttgcttgtttatttcatttatttatttagtacttcatttcttaataatattttgattatattcaaatttgtaaaaatttaatatattcattgttatttattaaattttacgtcagcatttaaaatttggtaattaaataaaaaaattattttaaattaaatctcAAGCAGAACTAATAAATAATGCGACCTATTCACTTAATCTTTTCtttaagtttattaatttaattttttgtattaatatatttgttcatttttggACTATCTCTTACATTTATATACAACTTTTTCAACTTTAAGCCagtcaattaaattataagtGAAGCATGTAATTGTTTAGTATTTCAACCCCATCTTAAGTACCaaataagtataaaataactaaacttaaattaacaaataaaatgtaaaatacaaaattctcAACTTAAGCTtgtgatatacatatatgagaaatcaactgaaaattgaaaatagaatacagaaaaacattgaaataaaatcaaaatgaatttcaCTCTTTTGCAGATGGTGGCTGTTTTGATTGGACTCATCTTTTTGGGGCAGCAGCTGACGCAAGTGGGCGTGATGAACATCAACGGGGCCATCTTTCTCTTCCTGACCAACATGACCTTCCAGAATGTGTTTGCCACCATCAACGTGAGTTTGCTCTCAACTATCTTTcactttcttttatttaatccATTCCATTTCGCACTCTTTCACTCGAAGGT
It encodes the following:
- the LOC132795383 gene encoding protein white isoform X1 — translated: MVFYSNSQSSIYTEAAIKRTRLKNLFRKRKFIPTFRLGTIKEHSKEPGEGATGPVAATAQSCISQSFGQTKNYGTLSSSGELPETLTYAWHNVDIFGAVHQPGSNWRQLVNRTRGLFCNERHIPAPRKHLLKNVCGVAYPGELLAVMGSSGAGKTTLLNALAFRSPQGVQVSPSSVRLLNGQPVDAKEMQARCAYVQQDDLFIGSLTAREHLIFQAMVRMPRQLSYRQRVARVDQVIQELSLSKCQHTIIGVPGRVKGLSGGERKRLAFASEALTDPPLLICDEPTSGLDSFTAHSVVQVLKKLSQKGKTVILTIHQPSSELFELFDKILLIAEGRVAFLGTPSEAVDFFSYVGAQCPTNYNPADFYVQVLAIVPGREVESRERIGKICDNFAISKVARDMEQLLAAKTQTQPLEQPENGYTYKATWFMQFRAVLWRSWLSVLKEPLLVKVRLIQTTMVAVLIGLIFLGQQLTQVGVMNINGAIFLFLTNMTFQNVFATINVFTSELPVFMREARSRLYRCDTYFLGKTIAELPLFLTVPFVFTAIAYPMIGLRAGALHFFNCLALVTLVANVSTSFGYLISCASSSTSMALSVGPPVIIPFLLFGGFFLNSGSVPIYLKWLSYLSWFRYANEGLLINQWADVEAGEISCTSSNTTCPSSGKVILETLNFSAADLPLDYIGLVLLIISFRGFAYLALRLRARRKE
- the LOC132795383 gene encoding protein white isoform X2, which encodes MGQEDQELLIRGGGSKHTSAEQLHHSPGEGATGPVAATAQSCISQSFGQTKNYGTLSSSGELPETLTYAWHNVDIFGAVHQPGSNWRQLVNRTRGLFCNERHIPAPRKHLLKNVCGVAYPGELLAVMGSSGAGKTTLLNALAFRSPQGVQVSPSSVRLLNGQPVDAKEMQARCAYVQQDDLFIGSLTAREHLIFQAMVRMPRQLSYRQRVARVDQVIQELSLSKCQHTIIGVPGRVKGLSGGERKRLAFASEALTDPPLLICDEPTSGLDSFTAHSVVQVLKKLSQKGKTVILTIHQPSSELFELFDKILLIAEGRVAFLGTPSEAVDFFSYVGAQCPTNYNPADFYVQVLAIVPGREVESRERIGKICDNFAISKVARDMEQLLAAKTQTQPLEQPENGYTYKATWFMQFRAVLWRSWLSVLKEPLLVKVRLIQTTMVAVLIGLIFLGQQLTQVGVMNINGAIFLFLTNMTFQNVFATINVFTSELPVFMREARSRLYRCDTYFLGKTIAELPLFLTVPFVFTAIAYPMIGLRAGALHFFNCLALVTLVANVSTSFGYLISCASSSTSMALSVGPPVIIPFLLFGGFFLNSGSVPIYLKWLSYLSWFRYANEGLLINQWADVEAGEISCTSSNTTCPSSGKVILETLNFSAADLPLDYIGLVLLIISFRGFAYLALRLRARRKE